The proteins below come from a single Vanessa atalanta chromosome 21, ilVanAtal1.2, whole genome shotgun sequence genomic window:
- the LOC125072275 gene encoding uncharacterized protein LOC125072275 — MADGGAEAGAGECAARGAALERAYVHDVYEQAGEDDAPCAPAPAVRSFLSDLEPGSLVCDIGCGNGKYLSVNPSVFAVGGDRCTRLATQAHHNNNEVVVCDNMCLPFRDESFDAVLSIAVVHHFATVERRAMALRELARITRIGGRLLLTVWAMEHEGRNFHSQDVLIPWHRPATLCPPPPAPRFLSVEYEHCSEPWKSRDGSPGSSSLSSPNETCYSFVRRALQRLAGRRSFLPSWNISPRATQRQCTRPEPPAADLPIELRRLDEVLPPRLISQPSESSTMKSRSLTDIADIERRALVRSRSSLPSLGGDENESVTSEQPVQPIAEQRKKPRLVKQKKSINEDDAEEDLDKPTDMKIMVEEMPNFKVHTQRQHSKKPGVFKQTSLNEELMSVERLREKERLRKNIQKQASLNEEYLFRRPGALDSIRDSIFSTSATTAKKFQSLKNGLTNKFKTSTTNIDKVTVFVRMLQGWKSHGPVPEVPTPSDNNTSNEKNYPERRHSREDGSDSSKDSSLQSDTSVDSEDSFASVIYVPKADSSGDPLSPTPLSPGPTSPRLKVSSVPTSPRLKNSPGLPSPRIKQAFPLIRPPASPSAVQTPGTVHNKILVAQYSLKNYSTANNASVVPLKPQSKSQPNSPPKPEPEENIIKPEVQNVINTIAPIEIFKEVDYIPPIKEEEETPTEVTKELIAEINKDIEEIHKLTAETNDLKPRVLLQDVKPYPKITLQTVAELPEIPQFKSKTPDKSPINDTFDSKAAERKRKERIRQIKEMLNKGIPAVNISRRQPFPIVRGTSKAEPIAKSHPKLMSLELFNPATDDMDSDSSGVSSPDSVDSVISVVPEELRKTALEKDFPDPPTLEVIKSEDINTSDKSPTVSSAPQSLIEAVAEVAHSLDETCETVIKSSPRSKRRNLETIECAEAIAIVQGTSSSSSSSNWSLNKLSPGDLRLLEDKSRSQSHTSSSGSSSSLERLSPGRRSKDRSPKQGSTSNSTWSLNRLSPNRPEGRSLDENLSKTHRSPTRLPYDSLSISSTDSEKSISKSESFNRIQNEPLITCKSDMLTKEEDWVTDQQDKSHNLPGFAEKLSEKLLQEIDQYSKRINEEDFDLPSSSSSEKSISLRLKREEEDRNTQKILDELSDSLQHLEEPYNKLNMESQGPGKIVEEKVKYITSIHDTQETDINKLFPKCSTKTKSKKRSKDVDPIINKYRELKKTMKVTSEEDVYLNNCTNIQYNIKPIIYPTTDEKIPDIDTKNPDDDSAISSSNGNPEITIESGAYDTSQSLETGYSLESEISVDSLCTSTDKRSSLKVGQSTDSSDLDKMEISPESITSRSSASTAPLKSGFSIESTDTSAGSDWSRRDKTGSTASLGCASLASLPSCSECSKDRKLLETRSSSEDTATVPAASSRPIPHAPLLPSLSDGSDSLPSEGGAVTYHRYYHVFKKGELDQLIEKYVESLHVVSSYYDQASWCVIAEKVQVWTI, encoded by the exons ATGGCGGATGGCGGCGCGGAGGCGGGCGCGGGCGAGTGCGCGGCGCGCGGAGCGGCGCTCGAGCGCGCCTACGTGCACGACGTCTACGAGCAGGCGGGCGAGGACGACGCACCCTGCGCACCCGCGCCCGCCGTGCGATCCTTCCTCAGTGACCTCGAGCCCGGCAGCCTCGTATGCGACATTG GATGCGGAAACGGGAAGTACCTCAGCGTGAATCCGTCCGTGTTTGCGGTGGGAGGAGACCGCTGCACGCGATTAGCTACGCAAGCGCACCACAATAATAAtgag GTGGTGGTATGTGATAACATGTGCTTACCATTCCGCGACGAGTCCTTCGATGCAGTTCTGTCAATCGCGGTCGTTCACCATTTCGCGACTGTTGAACGTCGTGCGATGGCTCTACGAGAACTAGCCCGAATAACGAGAATAGGAGGTAGATTACTACTGACTGTTTGGGCGATGGAACATGAAGGAAGAAACTTTCATTCTCAG gACGTTTTAATACCATGGCATCGTCCAGCAACTTTGTGTCCTCCGCCTCCTGCCCCTCGATTTCTTTCAGTTGAATATGAACA CTGCTCTGAGCCGTGGAAGAGTCGGGATGGTTCTCCGGGATCGTCATCACTTTCTTCTCCAAATGAAACGTGCTATTCATTTGTCAGACGGGCTCTCCAGCGTTTGGCTGGACGTCGATCTTTTCTACCTTCTTGGAATATAAGTCCTAGAGCAACACAAAGACAATGCACTCGCCCTGAACCTCCAGCTGCAGATTTACCTATAGAATTAAGACGGTTAGATGAAGTTCTTCCACCCCGACTTATATCACAACCATCAGAATCTTCGACAATGAAGTCTCGTAGCCTTACTGACATTGCTGATATAGAACGTCGTGCACTAGTGAGATCAAGATCTAGCCTTCCAAGCTTAGGTGGTGACGAAAACGAATCAGTTACATCAGAGCAACCAGTCCAGCCAATTGCAGAACAACGTAAAAAACCGCGTCTCGTTAAACAAAAGAAATCGATAAACGAAGACGATGCAGAAGAAGACCTTGATAAACCTACAGACATGAAAATTATGGTTGAAGAAATGCCTAATTTCAAAGTTCACACGCAAAGACAACATTCTAAGAAACCTGGAGTATTCAAGCAGACTTCACTAAATGAAGAACTTATGTCCGTTGAAAGATTACGAGAAAAAGAGCGTCtcagaaaaaatatacaaaaacaagcGTCTTTAAACGAAGAATATTTATTCCGGAGACCTGGTGCACTAGATTCAATTCGCGACTCGATATTTTCTACATCAGCGACAACTGCGAAAAAgtttcaatcattaaaaaacGGCCTTACTAATAAGTTCAAAACCTCTACAACGAATATAGATAAAGTAACTGTGTTCGTAAGAATGCTCCAAGGTTGGAAGAGTCACGGACCGGTGCCAGAAGTTCCTACGCCAAGTGACAATAATACGAGTAATGAGAAGAACTATCCTGAAAGACGTCATTCTCGAGAAGATGGCTCAGATTCTTCGAAGGACAGCAGTCTGCAAAGTGACACAAGTGTTGACTCGGAGGACAGTTTTGCTTCAGTGATATATGTGCCTAAAGCAGATAGTTCAGGTGATCCATTGTCGCCAACACCATTATCACCAGGCCCTACATCTCCTCGGCTCAAGGTGTCTTCAGTGCCAACATCGCCAAGGCTAAAAAATTCACCAGGATTACCATCTCCAAGAATCAAACAAGCTTTCCCTCTTATAAGACCACCAGCGTCACCCAGTGCAGTACAGACGCCTGGTACAGTACACAATAAAATTTTGGTAGCTCAGTACAGTTTGAAAAATTACTCTACTGCTAATAATGCATCTGTAGTTCCCCTAAAACCACAGTCAAAGAGTCAACCTAATTCGCCTCCAAAACCGGAACCAGAGGAAAATATTATCAAACCAGAAGTACAGAATGTCATAAATACGATTGCTCCCATTGAAATATTCAAAGAGGTTGATTATATCCCTCCtataaaagaagaagaagaaacacCAACTGAGGTAACAAAAGAATTAATTGCTGAAATTAATAAAGACATTGAAGAAATTCATAAACTAACAGCAGAAACAAATGACTTAAAACCTCGAGTGCTTCTACAAGATGTCAAACCGTATCCAAAAATTACGCTTCAAACTGTTGCAGAGCTACCAGAAATACCTCAATTCAAAAGTAAAACCCCAGATAAATCCCCCATTAATGATACTTTTGACTCAAAAGCTGCCGAAAGGAAAAGAAAGGAAAGAATTCGACAAATAAAGGAAATGTTGAATAAAGGCATTCCTGCAGTAAACATTAGCAGACGACAGCCGTTCCCAATAGTACGTGGTACAAGTAAAGCTGAACCAATTGCTAAGAGCCATCCCAAGCTTATGTCACTTGAGTTATTTAATCCGGCCACTGATGATATGGATAGTGACTCAAGTGGGGTTTCTTCACCTGATTCTGTTGATAGCGTTATCAGCGTTGTTCCGGAAGAACTTCGAAAAACTGCATTAGAAAAag attttccgGATCCTCCAACATTGGAAGTAATAAAAAGTGAGGATATTAATACTTCGGATAAATCACCAACTGTATCAAGTGCGCCACAGAGCCTAATAGAAGCGGTTGCAGAAGTAGCTCATTCACTAGACGAGACATGTGAAACGGTAATTAAATCAAGTCCAAGATCTAAAAGAAGAAATTTAGAAACAATAGAATGTGCCGAAGCTATAGCTATTGTTCAAGGAACTTcaagtagtagtagtagcagCAATTGGAGTCTTAATAAACTATCTCCAGGAGATTTAAGATTACTAGAGGATAAATCAAGATCTCAATCACATACAAGTTCAAGTGGTAGTTCATCTAGTTTAGAGCGATTGTCTCCAGGCCGAAGATCTAAAGATCGTTCTCCAAAGCAAGGAAGCACCAGCAACTCTACTTGGAGCTTAAACAGACTTTCTCCTAATCGGCCCGAAGGTCGATCATTAGATGAAAATTTAAGCAAAACTCATAGAAGTCCTACAAGATTACCATATGATTCGTTATCGATATCTAGCACAGATTCAGAAAAATCTATTTCTAAATCAGAAAGCTTTAACAGAATACAGAACGAGCCATTAATAACTTGTAAATCAGATATGTTAACGAAAGAAGAAGACTGGGTAACGGATCAACAAGACAAAAGTCATAACTTACCAGGATTTGCTGAAAAGCTGAGCGAAAAACTATTACAAGAAATTGACCAATATTCAAAACGTATCAACGAAGAAGACTTTGATCTTCCAAGTAGTAGCAGTAGCGAAAAAAGTATATCCCTTAGGTTAAAACGTGAAGAAGAAGATAGAAATACACAGAAAATTCTTGATGAACTTTCTGATAGTTTGCAACACCTCGAAGaaccatataataaattaaacatggaATCCCAAGGTCCGGGTAAAATAGTCGAGGAAAAGGTTAAATACATAACATCCATACATGATACTCAGGAAACTGATATAAACAAACTATTTCCAAAATGTAGTACCAAGACAAAAAGCAAAAAGAGGTCAAAAGATGTTGATccgattattaataaatacagagAACTCAAAAAAACTATGAAGGTAACGAGTGAGGAAGATGTATACTTAAACAATTGTACcaatattcaatacaatattaaaccGATTATCTACCCAACCACAGATGAAAAAATTCCAGACATTGACACTAAAAATCCAGACGACGACAGTGCTATTTCATCAAGTAATGGTAACCCTGAAATAACAATTGAGTCTGGTGCATACGATACAAGTCAATCTCTAGAAACTGGATACTCATTAGAATCTGAGATAAGTGTTGACTCTCTCTGTACGAGCACCGACAAGCGATCTTCGCTCAAGGTCGGACAATCTACAGATTCCAGTGATTTAgataaaatggaaataagtCCTGAATCTATTACTTCAAGATCGAGCGCCAGCACAGCGCCTTTGAAATCAGGATTTTCCATCGAATCAACTGATACATCTGCAGGTAGTGATTGGAGTCGCCGCGATAAAACTGGAAGCACAGCGTCACTTGGATGCGCAAGTTTAGCTTCATTGCCATCATGTAGTGAATGTTCCAAAGACAGGAAATTGTTAGAAACACGATCATCATCAGAAGATACCGCCACAGTTCCTGCAGCATCATCTCGACCAATACCTCACGCCCCTCTCTTGCCGTCTCTGAGCGACGGCTCGGACAGCTTGCCGTCTGAAGGAGGCGCAGTTACTTACCACAGGTATTATCACGTTTTCAAGAAGGGCGAATTGGACCAGTTAATCGAAAAATATGTGGAAAGCCTCCACGTTGTGTCGTCGTACTACGATCAAGCGAGTTGGTGTGTTATCGCGGAGAAAGTACAAGTGTGGACTATTTAG
- the LOC125072318 gene encoding NEDD4 family-interacting protein 1 has protein sequence MSQARVENLCPTAHLRVILPSSMDNNMPPPFIDINNIHDIPPPQADFSAPPPYDVAANSKLPTYEEVQREKQMEGEGLHQIPPASHPTIAAFVTVEPPEGAADALDPENSLLGTDIMFLTSFFVAFLFNWIGFLLLMCFCHTVASRYGALAGFGLSLAKWTLIVKHSTELASHENSWLWWLIMAFGILICVRAVIQYLNIKRGWRLLSGTAQERLLFFY, from the exons atg AGCCAGGCTCGAGTTGAAAATTTATGTCCTACGGCGCACCTTCGGGTCATATTGCCCTCATCAATGGACAATAACATGCCTCCACCGTTTATTGATATCA ATAATATCCACGATATACCACCACCGCAGGCAGACTTCTCTGCTCCCCCACCATATGATGTGGCGGCTAACTCCAAGCTGCCTACATATGAAGAGGTGCAGCGTGAGAAGCAAATGGAAGGAGAGGGACTTCATCag ATCCCGCCGGCGAGCCACCCGACCATCGCGGCGTTCGTGACGGTGGAGCCGCCCGAGGGCGCGGCCGACGCGCTGGACCCCGAGAACAGCCTGCTCGGCACCGACATCATGTTCCTCACGTCGTTCTTCG TCGCGTTCCTGTTCAACTGGATCGGCTTCCTGCTGCTGATGTGTTTCTGCCACACCGTGGCGAGTCGCTACGGCGCGCTGGCCGGCTTCGGCCTGTCGCTCGCCAAGTGGACGCTCATCGTCAAGCACTCGACCGAGCTCGCCTCGCACGAGAACTCCTGGCTCTGGTGGCTCATTATGGCTTTCG GTATCCTGATCTGCGTGCGCGCCGTCATCCAGTACCTGAACATCAAGCGCGGCTGGCGGCTGCTGTCCGGCACCGCTCAGGAGCGGCTCCTCTTCTTCTATTGA
- the LOC125072276 gene encoding DNA topoisomerase 3-beta-1, whose protein sequence is MKSALMVAEKPSLAQNLANILSNGKCNTNKGSNSACAIHEWNGTFKNEPVRFKMTSVCGHVMTLDFTGKYNNWDKVDPIELFSCPTEKKEAMPRLRIPAFLAQEARGCDFLILWLDCDKEGENICFEVMSCVQPYMKGDVFSPQVTYRARFSAITDKDIKAAMLNLVRPNENESRSVDARQELDLRIGCAFTRFQTKYFQGRYGDLDASLISYGPCQTPTLGFCVQRHDEIQTFKPETYWVLRVTASTSEGRELPLEWKRVRSFEKDIANMFLAGIKEIKEATVINVQAKEKVKPRPTALNTVELMRVASAGLGMGPHHAMQIAERLYTQGYISYPRTETTSYPENYDLMGTLRQQQNSSKWGTEVRAIIANGISKPKKGHDAGDHPPITPMKPATESELEGDMWRIYDYVTRHFIATLSRDCKYLSTVITFQVGSETFTYTGNTLVDAGYTEIMHWQAFGKDEFVPVLAVDDVLRAHDHRLVECQTSPPDYLTESEVITLMEKHGIGTDASIPVHINNICQRNYVNVGSGRRLVPTSLGVVLVHGYQKIDPELVLPTMRSAVEEQLNLIAVGRADFHAVLAHTAEIFRRKFQYFVRSIEAMDQLFEVSFSSLKSSGKALSRCGKCRRYMRYVAAKPARLHCSHCDDTYALPQHGSVRIYRELKCPLDDFELLSWSAGSRGRSFPLCPYCYNHPPFRDMKKGFGCNSCTHPTCPYGVNSTGVSGCVECDGVLVLDPSAPKWKLACNRCDVIINIFEEASRVSVCESACGSCGAQLVSVEYRAERTRLPAALTDMTACLYCEPSFSALVEKHRAVSSRGGGARGRGGRARGKHRNKQPKDKMAQLAAYFV, encoded by the exons ATGAAAAGTGCATTAATGGTGGCTGAAAAGCCATCGTTAGCCCAAAATCTTGCCAATATACTTAGTAATGGCAAATGCAACACCAATAAAG gtTCAAACTCAGCCTGTGCGATACACGAATGGAATGGCACATTTAAGAATGAACCGGTCCGATTTAAAATGACGTCTGTTTGTGGACATGTAATGACTTTAGATTTCACCGGTAAATATAACAACTGGGACAAAGTTGATCCCATTGAACTGTTCAGCTGTCCAACAGAAAAGAAGGAAGCAATGCCCCGTCTTAGGATACCTGCGTTTTTAGCCCAGGAAGCAAGAGGTTGTGACTTTCTTATTTTGTGGTTAGATTGTGATAAAGAAGGTGAAAATATCTGTTTTGAA GTCATGTCCTGTGTCCAGCCATACATGAAGGGTGATGTTTTTTCTCCTCAAGTGACATATCGAGCACGTTTCTCTGCTATTACAGATAAAGATATAAAAGCAGCCATGTTGAATCTCGTTAGGCCTAATGAAAATGAGTCACGCAGTGTGGATGCACGGCAAGAACTAGATTTACGTATTGGTTGTGCATTTACACGATTTCAGACAAAGTACTTTCAAG GCAGATATGGTGATCTTGATGCATCTCTTATATCTTATGGTCCATGCCAAACACCCACTCTCGGTTTTTGTGTCCAACGTCATGACGAAATTCAGACTTTCAAACCAGAAACCTATTGGGTTTTACGAGTGACAGCTTCGACGAGTGAGGGTCGTGAATTGCCATTGGAATGGAAAAGAGTTAGGAGTTTTGAGAAGGATATTGCCAATATGTTCCTCGCTGGTATTAAGGAAATAAAAGAGGCTAC cgTCATAAACGTCCAAGCCAAAGAGAAGGTGAAGCCTCGGCCTACAGCCCTCAATACAGTGGAGTTAATGAGAGTGGCCAGCGCTGGACTGGGCATGGGGCCACACCATGCTATGCAG aTTGCAGAACGTCTCTATACTCAAGGTTATATCTCATATCCCAGAACTGAAACGACAAGTTATCCAGAAAACTATGACCTAAT GGGTACGCTTCGTCAGCAACAGAACTCGTCTAAATGGGGTACAGAAGTTCGCGCAATTATCGCAAACGGTATTAGCAAACCCAAGAAAGGTCACGACGCAGGCGACCATCCTCCCATCACACCCATGAAACCAGCTA CGGAGTCTGAGCTAGAGGGCGATATGTGGCGTATCTACGACTACGTGACGCGTCACTTCATAGCGACACTGTCAAGGGACTGCAAGTATTTATCAACAGTAATAACATTCCAAGTGGGCTCTGAAACGTTCACGTACACAGGGAATACGCTCGTGGATGCTGGGTACACGGAGATTATGCACTGGCAG GCCTTCGGCAAAGACGAGTTCGTGCCCGTCCTCGCCGTGGACGACGTCCTCCGCGCTCACGACCACCGCCTCGTGGAGTGCCAGACCTCCCCGCCGGACTACCTCACCGAGTCGGAG gTAATCACTCTGATGGAGAAGCACGGGATCGGCACCGACGCCTCTATCCCGGTGCACATCAACAACATCTGCCAGCGGAACTACGTCAACGTCGGTAGCGGTAGGAGGCTCGTGCCCACCAGCCTGGGAGTGGTGCTGGTCCACGGTTACCAGAAG ATCGACCCGGAGCTGGTCCTGCCGACCATGCGCTCGGCCGTGGAGGAGCAGCTCAACCTGATAGCCGTGGGCCGCGCCGACTTCCACGCCGTGCTGGCGCACACGGCCGAGATATTCCGGCGCAAGTTCCAGTACTTCGTGCGGTCCATCGAGGCCATGGACCAGCTGTTCGAGGTCAGCTTCTCGTCGCTGAAGTCGAGCGGCAAGGCGCTGTCGCGCTGCGGCAAGTGCCGGCGCTACATGCGCTACGTGGCGGCCAAGCCGGCGCGCCTGCACTGCTCGCACTGCGACGACACGTACGCGCTGCCGCAGCACGGCTCCGTGCGCATCTACCGCGAGCTCAAGTGCCCGCTCGACGACTTCGAGCTGCTCAGCTGGTCGGCCGGCAGCCGCGGCCGCAGCTTCCCGCTCTGCCCCTACTGCTACAACCACCCGCCCTTCAG GGACATGAAGAAGGGATTCGGATGCAATTCCTGTACCCACCCCACGTGCCCCTACGGCGTTAACTCTACAGGGGTGTCCGGGTGTGTCGAATGTGATGGAGTGTTAGTCCTCGATCCTTCCGCTCCGAAGTGGAAGCTCGCTTGTAATCG CTGCGACGTGATCATCAACATCTTCGAGGAGGCGTCCCGCGTGTCGGTGTGCGAGAGCGCGTGCGGCTCGTGCGGCGCGCAGCTCGTCAGCGTGGAGTACCGCGCCGAGCGCACGCGCCTGCCCGCCGCGCTCACCGACATGACGGCCTGCCTCTACTGCGAGCCCAGCTTCAGCGCGCTC GTGGAGAAGCACCGCGCGGTGTCGtcgcgcggcggcggcgcgcgcgggcgcggcgggcgcgcgcgcggcAAGCACCGCAACAAGCAGCCCAAGGACAAGATGGCGCAGCTCGCCGCCTACTTCGTGTGA